Proteins from a genomic interval of Beijerinckia indica subsp. indica ATCC 9039:
- a CDS encoding TolC family protein has translation MTAVQKPPSRSLLAPCLAVGLLLGGCATFSPDGGLSPAREAAASALQGEVTKITDDTQEEGARARVAALLRAPLTPRAAVEIALLRNKGLQAAFNDLGVSEAQFVQESLPPPPQFSISRLAGEGDVEVIRQLAVSLFALATLPSRTAIARENFTVAQWRAAEQVLALAASVRRQYYTAVAANAQVAFLQRSVASAEVAADLARKLGEAGNLNTLEQARAGAFFAEMGAQLADARIQAQAERERLTRLMGLWGRDIAFKLPETLPALPKGIASAKDIEAKALSERVDLKAGRHELAGLAAQYGLTNATRYVSDITLAYQNDSEWAGNVGGSVLGTEFNNKLIRNGFDVSFTIPIYDFGETNVRGARETYMASANRLAQRAIDVRSQAREAYLRYRGKYDLARYYAKNVLPLRKIIVDETALQLNGMIADITQLIVDGQMRITSNNAAITAQRDFFIASVDLAAATYGGGFGGGGPSSVATSSTAAAN, from the coding sequence GTGACGGCCGTCCAAAAACCTCCGTCGCGAAGTCTTCTAGCGCCTTGCCTTGCTGTTGGGTTGCTTCTTGGCGGTTGCGCGACGTTCTCGCCGGATGGCGGCCTGTCGCCGGCGCGAGAGGCCGCAGCCTCGGCTCTCCAGGGGGAGGTGACCAAGATCACCGATGACACCCAGGAGGAGGGCGCCCGGGCAAGGGTTGCCGCGCTGCTTCGAGCGCCGCTCACGCCACGAGCGGCAGTCGAAATCGCCTTGCTGCGGAATAAGGGTCTGCAGGCGGCTTTCAATGATCTCGGCGTCTCGGAAGCGCAATTCGTGCAGGAAAGTCTGCCGCCGCCGCCACAATTCTCGATCTCGCGGCTCGCGGGGGAGGGCGATGTCGAGGTCATCCGCCAGCTTGCCGTCAGTCTTTTCGCGCTGGCGACGCTGCCCTCACGCACTGCTATCGCCAGGGAGAATTTCACCGTTGCGCAATGGCGGGCGGCGGAACAGGTGCTGGCGCTCGCGGCCAGTGTCCGGCGGCAATATTATACGGCTGTTGCGGCCAATGCGCAGGTGGCTTTCCTGCAGCGCTCGGTGGCCTCGGCCGAAGTCGCTGCTGATCTTGCCCGCAAGCTTGGCGAGGCCGGTAACCTGAATACATTGGAACAGGCTCGCGCCGGGGCCTTCTTCGCGGAAATGGGCGCCCAGCTTGCCGATGCGCGGATACAAGCTCAGGCCGAACGGGAGAGACTCACGCGGCTGATGGGCCTTTGGGGCCGCGACATTGCCTTCAAACTGCCGGAGACTCTGCCAGCTCTCCCGAAGGGAATCGCCAGCGCAAAGGATATTGAAGCCAAAGCTTTGTCGGAGCGCGTCGATCTCAAGGCCGGCCGGCATGAATTGGCGGGGCTCGCCGCCCAATATGGCCTGACCAATGCGACCCGCTACGTCAGCGATATCACGCTGGCCTATCAGAATGACAGTGAGTGGGCCGGTAATGTCGGTGGCTCCGTCCTCGGCACGGAATTCAATAATAAGCTCATCCGCAATGGCTTCGATGTCAGCTTCACCATCCCCATCTATGATTTTGGTGAGACGAATGTGCGCGGCGCGCGAGAGACATACATGGCCTCGGCCAATCGTCTTGCCCAGCGGGCCATCGATGTACGCTCGCAGGCGCGGGAGGCCTATCTGCGTTATCGCGGCAAATATGACCTTGCCCGCTATTACGCGAAAAACGTTCTGCCCTTGCGCAAGATTATCGTCGATGAAACCGCGCTGCAACTCAACGGCATGATCGCCGATATCACCCAGTTGATCGTCGATGGCCAGATGCGGATCACCAGCAACAATGCCGCGATCACCGCGCAGCGGGATTTCTTCATCGCCTCGGTCGATCTCGCAGCGGCGACTTATGGCGGCGGCTTTGGGGGCGGTGGTCCCTCCAGCGTGGCGACGAGCAGCACAGCTGCGGCAAATTGA
- a CDS encoding multicopper oxidase family protein, whose protein sequence is MAETKGVSRRHVLGGGGLVLASAAMIGSRAEAASLPEAPIMRETTMQPPLHPASGPDYHPVVTLNGWSLPFRMNGDWKEFHLLAEPVVREMAPGMKANLWGYNGQSPGPTIEAVEGDKVRIFVTNHLPEATSVHWHGIELPSGMDGVAGLTQPGIPPGKTFAYEFVLPRSGTFMYHPHADEMVQMAMGMMGSFVVHPRDPDFRRVDRDFIFLLSTYAVDPGSYTPRVNEMTDFSLWTFNSRVFPGIDPLPVRQGDQVRIRIGNLSMTNHPIHIHGTHFRVTGTDGGWVDPAASWPEVTVDMAVGQMRAIEFSADNPGDWAMHCHKSHHTMNPMGHQVRTYIGVDLKQTAKALRKLAPDYMPMGSTGGGSMAEMEMPLPRNTLPMMTGDGPFGSVEMGGMFTTIKIRPDLAPGDYRDPGWYRHPQGTVAYEWRGDAPATPPTMPPRHGGHTKR, encoded by the coding sequence ATGGCAGAGACTAAAGGGGTTTCCCGTCGGCATGTTCTTGGCGGTGGCGGGCTCGTCCTGGCCTCGGCCGCGATGATCGGGAGCCGCGCCGAGGCGGCAAGCCTGCCCGAGGCACCGATCATGCGCGAGACAACAATGCAGCCCCCGCTCCATCCCGCGAGCGGGCCGGATTATCATCCGGTCGTCACGCTGAATGGCTGGAGCCTGCCCTTCCGCATGAATGGCGATTGGAAGGAATTTCACCTTCTCGCCGAGCCGGTCGTGCGGGAAATGGCCCCTGGCATGAAGGCCAATCTCTGGGGCTATAACGGCCAGAGCCCGGGTCCGACCATCGAGGCGGTCGAGGGCGACAAGGTTCGCATCTTTGTGACCAATCATCTGCCCGAGGCGACGAGCGTGCATTGGCATGGCATCGAACTGCCAAGTGGCATGGATGGTGTCGCGGGCCTCACCCAGCCCGGCATTCCGCCGGGCAAGACCTTCGCCTATGAATTCGTGCTGCCGCGCTCCGGTACCTTCATGTATCACCCGCATGCGGATGAAATGGTCCAGATGGCGATGGGCATGATGGGTTCTTTCGTCGTGCATCCGCGCGATCCCGATTTCCGCCGCGTTGATCGCGATTTCATTTTCCTCCTGTCGACCTATGCGGTCGATCCCGGCAGTTATACGCCGCGCGTCAATGAAATGACTGATTTCAGCCTGTGGACGTTCAATTCGCGCGTCTTTCCAGGCATTGATCCCTTGCCTGTGCGGCAGGGCGATCAAGTGCGCATCCGCATCGGCAATCTCTCCATGACCAATCATCCGATCCACATTCACGGGACGCATTTCCGCGTCACCGGTACGGATGGCGGCTGGGTCGATCCTGCCGCCTCCTGGCCCGAGGTCACGGTCGATATGGCGGTTGGGCAGATGCGGGCAATCGAATTTTCAGCGGACAATCCCGGCGATTGGGCGATGCATTGCCATAAGTCGCATCATACGATGAATCCGATGGGCCATCAGGTCCGTACTTACATTGGCGTCGATCTGAAACAGACGGCCAAGGCCCTGCGCAAATTGGCGCCCGATTACATGCCGATGGGCTCAACCGGCGGTGGTTCCATGGCCGAGATGGAAATGCCCCTGCCACGCAATACACTGCCGATGATGACGGGCGATGGCCCCTTCGGTTCGGTCGAGATGGGCGGCATGTTTACCACCATCAAGATCCGGCCGGATCTCGCCCCTGGCGATTATCGCGATCCCGGCTGGTATCGGCACCCGCAAGGCACTGTCGCCTATGAATGGCGCGGTGACGCTCCCGCCACTCCTCCCACCATGCCGCCCC